TGAGTATGAAATAACCGTAGTATCGGCCCACCGCACACCCGATAGAATGTTCAGCTACGCCCGCGCAGCTGCCGATCGTGGTATTAAAGTGATCATTGCCGGTGCCGGCGGTGCAGCGCATTTACCGGGCATGGTGGCATCATTAACTCATTTGCCGGTTATTGGTGTACCTGTAAAATCAAGCAATTCTATCGATGGCTGGGATTCTATCCTGTCTATCTTACAAATGCCAAACGGCATTCCGGTAGCAACAGTAGCATTAAACGCTGCAAAAAACGCAGGCATCCTTGCAGCGCAGATCCTGTCAACCGCCGATGATTACCTGGTAAAAAACCTTATCGACTTTAAAGAAACCCTTAAAAAGAAGGTTGAAGAATCGGCAAGGGAAATGGAAGGTGAATAGAGATTAGAGGTTGGAGGTTGGAGATTAGAGATTAGTTGTCTGATGGAAAAAACCCGTAAACAAATAAGGTCGCGGATAAATGGCGACCTTATTTGTTTAGTAATATGCTGCCTAATCTCTAATCTCCAACCTCTAATCTCTCTAATTAAGCGCCGGATTTTCCGGAAAATTAGCAATGTGGGCATAACGCTGGCCCAGGTTAACCACTACGTGTTTCCAAAGTTCCTGCTCATCGAGGGTAAAAAGGCTTTCTACATCAAATTTATTGGCTACTATCCAGCTGTCTTCTTTTATTTCTTCGTCAAGCTGTTGCGGTGTCCAGCCGGAGTAACCTGCAAAAAACTTGATCTCGTTGGGGCCTAACTGGTAGTTGGATACCAGTTGTTTTACCTGTTCAAAATCGCCTCCCCAGTATAGACCATCGGCTATTTCAATGCCATCGTCAATTTTATCGGGAGCGCAGTGGATAAAGTGCAGGGTGTTTTTGGCTACGGGGCCGCCTTCATAAACCGCTATCTCCGAATAAGAAACATCGGGCAGTACATCGCCTAATAAATATTCGCTTTGGTGGTTCAGGATAAAACCCATGGCACCATCTTCAGAGTATTCTGTTAAAATAATTACCGATCTTTTAAAATTCGGGTCCATCATAAAAGGCTCCGAAATAAGTAAATGGCCTGCCGCGGCCGATATAGGACTAAGCATAAAGTTTAGCTGTTTAAATACACAACAAGCATAGTAAAAATATGTTCAATTACATATAATGATTTACATCATTATATACGGTTTAATTAATTTGTAAGTTTGCAACATAATGAATCAGCAGGAACTACAAAATTTAAGGCAGGATTACAGCGCCTCTACCCTGTCGGAAAAAACCACCAAAGCCGACCCGATGAAACAGTTTGACCAATGGTTTAACGAAGCATTAGAGGCAAAATTGCACGAACCTAATGCCATGACGCTCGCAACAGCCACGGTAACCGGCAAACCATCGGCCCGTATTGTGTTGTTGAAAGGCTTTAATACAGATGGTTTTATGTTTTTCACCAACTACCTAAGCCGCAAGGGTAAGGAGATAGCTAAAAACCCACAAGGGGCTTTAACCTTTTTTTGGTCGGGTTTGGAACGCCAGGTGCGGATTGAAGGGACTATTGAGAAAGTAAGCAAGGAAGAATCTGAAAGATATTTTCATTCGCGCCCAAAAGGCAGCCAGGTTGGAGCCGTAGTATCGCCGCAAAGCCAGGAAATTGATGGCCGCGAAGAGCTTGAGCAAAAATGGAACGAGTTGGAAGCTGAATATGCCGATAAAGAAGTGCCCAAACCATCGTATTGGGGTGGCTACATCTTAAAACCGCAGCTGATAGAGTTTTGGCAGGGCCGCCCCAGCCGCATGCACGATCGTATCCTGTATAAAAAAACTGATAAAAAAAGCTGGAAAAAAGTACGCCTTGCACCATGAGTTTTGAAGATATTAAAAACCTGCTTATTAAAAAATTTGGCGACGGTGTAGTTGTTGGCGAAGAAACCAACGGTTTACAACCGGCTTTACTTATCAATCCGGATGATATTGCTGCTGTTTGCCTTGAATTACGGAACAACCCCAAAACCTATTTCGATTTTTTGTCGAGCCTTACCGGCGTGCATTATAATGATGAAGCTAACCGTTATAGTGTGGTTTATCACCTGGCCTCTATGCCCTACAAAACACAGCTTACTTTAAAAATAAGCAAGCCGCACGATAAGGAAAGCAACACGCTCCCCGAGTTTTTAAGCATAAACGAGGTTTACCGTACTGCCGACTGGCACGAACGTGAAACTTACGACCTGCTTGGAATTTATTTTGTAGGGCACCCCGATTTGCGTAGGATTTTATTACCGGATGATTGGGAAGGTTTCCCGTTGAGGAAGGATTATCAGAATGCGGAGTATTATAAGGGCATCAAGATAGATTAAGGTATTGAGATATTTTAAGTAAAGGCGGAAACATGCGCCTTTTTTATTTGAACAAGCCCGGATCATGGCGTCTTCGCTTCGCACCTACCTATGGCATGTTAAAAAACGTTGTCATGCTGAGGAACGAAGCATCTTCTACAATTTACATAGCGGCTATACAGGGCGAAGAAGATCCTTCGTTCCTCAGGATGACAAGGGGGCGTAATATTTCCTTCAGATGCCGTAGCTCATACCGGTTCACGATGAAAATTCATTCATCCCATCCCAGCATGAAATTTCCATGAATATTAAATTCCGGCCTTAACTATTTGATCTCCATACCGTATAATTCTCCATAGTTTAATTAAATCTTTTTAGTAAGATTGTATAACCCAAACTTATAAACTATGGATATCATCAGGAGAGATAACATCACTTACGAGGAATTTATTGAAGAGCATTATAAACCCGGCATCCCGCTGGTATTTACCAAGGCTGCCAGGGTTTGGAAAGCAAACGGGCTCTTCACTCCCGATTGGTTCCGCGAAAATTATCCCGACCGAAAAACAGATGTTCGTGGTACTACTTACACTATGAAACAGGTTATGGATATGGTTGAGGCCAGCACCGAAGATAAGCCGGCTCCCTATCCTATGATATTCGATATCCCCTCAACCATACCTGAATTGATGCCGCTTTTAGATCCGCTGGATTTAAACTATGCATCTCCCAACTGGCTGCGCAACAAAATGTTTAACATTGGTAAATGGGGTGGCGCTATTGAGATGTTTGTTGGCGGCCCCGGTGGCAGGTTCCCATACATGCATATTGATTATTATCACCTTAATGCCTGGATTACCCAGCTTTACGGCGAAAAACGTTTCACTGTATTCCCCCGCGGACAGGAAGAAATGTTATACCCCCGCCCGGATGACCCCTGGCGCTCTGAATTGAATATTTTTGAACCTGATTACGAAAAGTATCCTAAATATAAAGATGCCACCCCTATCCATTTTGTGGTAGGCCCCGGCGAAACTTTGTTTATTCCGTTCGGTACCTGGCATTCGGCCTATTCATTAACACCAACCATCTCGGTAGCTTTTGATACGCTGAACAACAAAAACCATAAAGAATTTATGAAGGATGTTTGGACCTTTAAAAGCCGCGACAGCAAGGCCAAAGCCATTGCCATGTATAGTTATGCATGGGTAGCAACCCAACTAAGCAAAATGACTGATAAGTCGACCGTTAAATAATTACCCGGCTTTGATCGATTTAGGGCCTCGGAAGCCTGATAATTGAAAAAAAAAACTGATTTTTGATACCCGGCGTATTTATACTATACACCGGGTATTATTTTTTAACCGGAGAGCAAAAATTGGTTATCACGAACGCTAAATACGAAGAAGCCCTAAGCAGGTACAACAAAAAAATAGCCGAAGCCAGTGTTGAGGATATGGTACTTAACATGGGCCCTCAGCACCCCTCAACCCATGGTGTATTACGACTGGAGCTGATTACCGATGGCGAAATAGTTAAAGAAGTTATACCCCACATAGGTTACCTGCACCGTTGTTTCGAAAAACACGCCGAATCATTAACCTATCAGCAAACCATCCCTTTTACCGACAGGCTTGATTACCTGGCCTCCATGAACAACAGCCATGCCTTTGTAATGGGCGTTGAGCGGATGATGGGTATCGATAAAGAAATTCCCAAACGGGTTGAATACATACGGGTGCTGGTTTGCGAACTTAACCGCATCGCATCGCACCTGATTGCTATCGGTACTTACGGCATCGATATTGGTGCCTTTACCCCTTTCCTGTGGTGCTTTCGCGACAGGGAGCATATTATGGGGATGCTGGAATGGGCATCCGGCTCGCGCATGCTATACAACTATATTTGGGTAGGCGGCTTGTTTTACGATTTGCCGGTTGGCTTTGAAGAGCGTTGCCGCGAATTTGTTGATTATTTTAAGCCCAAAATGGTTGAGCTTAATCAACTGCTCACCGATAACCAGGTATTTATATCGCGTACGGCCAATGTTGGCGTATTGCCGCTTGATGTTGCTATAAACTACGGCTGCTCCGGCCCAATGCTAAGGGCATCCGGCTTAAAATGGGATTTGCGCCGTATCGACAACTACTCGGCCTATCCTGAAATTGATTTCGAAGTCCCGGTTGGTAAAGGCCTGATGGGCCGGGTTGGCGACTGCTGGGACCGTTATAAAGTGCGTGTTGACGAAATTGAGCAATCATTACGTATAGTTGAGCAATGCCTTGATCGCCTGCAAAAAGAACTAAAACGCACGCCCGATTTTGATCCCCGGGCCAAAATGCCCCGCAAAACCATCCCTAAAGCACAGGATTACTACGTTCGCTGCGAAGGAGCGAAAGGCGAACTGGGTTTTTATTTTATGGCCGATGGCAAATCAGAAATCCCAACCCGCGTAAAATCCCGCGGACCAAGTTTCAACAATCTCTCCGTACTTCCGGAATTAGCCAAAGGCGTTTTAATTGCCGATTTGATTGCAATTGTGGGCTCGATTGATTTTGTTTTGGGGGAGGTGGATAGGTAGAAACCTGCAGTATCCTCGTCTCGTCATTGCGAGGTACGAAGCAATCCCCAACTGTACAGGGCGGACTTGCTTAGCCCCTCTGCCTCTTGGGGATTGCTTCGTACCTCGCAATGACGTAGCGGAGAAAATCATCATTCAACAAAAAAGGGAAACACTTCTCAGCGTCTCCCCTCTCACTTAATTATTAATTTTTATTGGAACTTGGGCAAATTGATTACTGGTTATACACTTTAACCATAAACACGTAGTTTTTTAGCTTTTTAAGTTGTTGCTTCCTGTTTAAACCTGCAAGCGTATTTTTATTATTCAGATTAAGTGTTTTTGACAATGAATCTGTAGGGATATTCTGAATGGTTTTTAACAGGTATGCCGATTTTTTTGCGAAAGCGGCACCTGCCATTTGTGTTTGCCGCGCGGTAAGGATACCTATAACATTACCTTTTTCATCAAGCAAGGGCCCGCCGCTGTTGCCGGGGTTCACGGGGATAGATACCATGTATTCGGTAGTATCGCCCGAGTAATTGGCCGTTGATGTTAAAGCGCCGTATCCATATACTACATTATCGCCGGGATAACCCGATGTGTAAACATTTTCGCCTAAATCGCTCTCTGCTTTTTTAACGTTGTAAGGCACAGGCCCGAGATTTCTGAATGTCGAATCATTGATCTGCAATATAGCCAGATCGTACTGAGGTTCGGTATAAATTACTTTGGCATGGAAGGACTCGCCCGCCGCATTCTGCACATAAACCGAATCGGCATTTTTAATTACATGGTAATCTGTAACCAGGTAACCGTTTGATGTTAAAGCAAAACCTGTACCCCTGAAATTAGCAGGAGGTGTTTTTAAAACTTTGGGCTTTACAGATTGAGGATGGCCGCCCGCCCCGATATGTCCAACTTCGGTTTTTAGCGAATTGATCTGGCCTTTCAGTTCTTCATACTTCGATTTATCGCTACTCAGCTTGCCGGTAACAATCAACACACTTAACACGGCAAATATCAATACCGAAGCAGCCACCGAAATTTTTGAATGATGGTTGCGCCACATCCTCACTATCCACACCGGGTGGATGATCAGCTCTTCTTTCAGCGCGTGCACATCAATCTCGTCATGAATTGCGTTAAGGCGCTTTTCAAGCTCCAGGCGTTCGCCGTATTGCTTCATTAAAGCTATAAACTGAACGTGCTCAACAAATTTGCTTTCGATAGCCGCGTCGTTTTTGCGAAGCAGCTCAAATTGGGTACGCTCATCGGCAGTCATGCTGCCGTCAAGGTACCGCTCAATAAACTGGGTAATCTGGTTGTCACTCATCTCTTGATCCTTTACTTTTGCTGAAAAAATAATTTCTTCAGCCTTTGCAGGCATTTATACTTCTGGGTTTTGGCATTATCCGCATTGGTATAGCCAAAACGTTCACAAATCTCCTGCATCGATCTGTTTTTGATATAAAAATCTTCCATAATGGTTTTACAGGGTTCGCCTAATAACTGGAGTGCACTCTCCATTTTGCCAAACTGTATATCCCTGTCACTATGGTCATCAACTGCTTCTTCAACGGGCAGATGCTCTTCAAAATCCCTGATATCGCCTCCGTACCTGTTCATCTGGCTTAAGCGTTTAAGCCAAAGCCTGCGGCAAACGGAGTATATATAGGTTTTAAGCTTACTGTTAAGCTCAAAATCGCCCGATTTAATTTTATTGTAAAGAACTATAATGGCTTCCTGGTAAATATCCTTGGCATCGTCTTCATCGCCATTATTATTAATGATCAACTGCAATATCATAGGGAAGTAAGTTGTGTACAACCTTTTTAATACAACTTCCGAGTTATTCAGTATCCCAAGTACTATCTCGCTATCTGTTGGTGCCGAAGCTTTTAAGTCTTTATTCACTCTTAATACTATTTAGGCGAAATTGTAACCCATCAATCTCAAAAAAAATCAAATAAATGCCATCTGATAACATACAGATGACATTTACGGTTCAGGTTTAAAGCCACATTCCGTTGCGGCAAATTTACACTTAATACCGCCCAATTGGATAAGGTAACCCTTCATTTAAACGAAAAACCGTGATATTTAACTATATTTTTTTTGCGGGTTACCTTTTTTTAAAAGCAGGTATTAAGCTACAAAAACCAAAAAAAATTAACTTTTTAAATTTAGCAAAATGAAAAACTCACTCAAATTAAGCCTTTTGGCTTTAACAATCGCCGCCTCTTTCACCGCCTGCGATCCCCCAAAAGGAACAGATTCATCTAAAGCTCCGATTGACACTGCAAAAAACGCTGTTGATACAGCCAAAGGTTCAGACACAACCAAAGCGCCTGCCGACACTGTAAAAAAAGATTCAGTAAAATAATAATTGCTGAGGTTAAAGGAAATGACTTTTGTAGAGCCAAATGAGTAGCTAAGAAATTCCCGCACGAATGTTTGCGAATTATCTAATTACACGGATTTTATTTGATCAGAAATTTAAAATTCGTGTAATTCGAATAATTGCGGACTGGTTGAAAATCAATTCGTGTAAAAATTTCTAAGTACCTTTTTTCCGGATTGCTACATTATTTTAGAAGCTATTTCCTTGCTGTTTTAAAAAAACTGGTGGTTTAATAAAGTTTTTATTTCTTTTGCATCATTTTTTTGCCTGATTATCAACAAAAAAGACGGTCTGTAATTTTTTTTGAAATTAATTTAAAAATTATGGGTTACCTTTTTCTGTTTACGGTATTAAGGTGTAAACTATTAAATCACTTATTAAAAAATTTAAAAAATGAAAAACTTCAAATTAGGCTTTTTAGCTTTAGCTATCGCTGCTTCTTTCGCTGCTTGTAAAGGTTCATCTTCAGCTTCTTCTGCTGATTCAACTAAAGCTGATTCAGCTAAAATGACTGCCGATTCAGCTAAAATGACTGCTGATTCGTCTAAAATGACTGCTGATTCAGCTAAAATGACTGCTGATTCAACTAAAAAAGACTCAACTAAAAAATAATTTCCGTTTAACGGATAAACTTTTAGAAAAAAACTCCTGGCCTTGCCGGGAGTTTTTTTTTTGCGCAGTGCCTTGCAAACAATTTGCTTCACTATTGCTTAATGCAAAAAAGCAATTCACAATGAAATATTCCGAATGGAAAACGCTCGACGCCGATGAGCAAAAAAACACCAATTGGCATCGCCGCCCTCCTGTACGCATAGCCAGCATTTTTACAACCTTGTTTATCACAGCCTTAATTGTTGTAACGCTTGGTATCAGTAAAAACAGCACGGTTCATATTAACCGTAAGCCTACTAAAACTGAGGCTTATGCTATGGCCAAAGTATTTATTAAAGACAAACTTAAACAACCCGAAAAAGCCGTATTTGCCAGTAGTGCTACAGCATTGTTTATTGATACGGCAACAAGTATTTATTACATATCCTCATCGGTTAAAATTGAAAACAACGGTGGCAGGATGGAACGCTCGGTGTGGGAAGTTAAAATGAAGTATACCGATGGCGACTGGGCCGAGAGAAACAGTTGGCAACCTGTTGCAGTTACCATTACATCCCGGCCATAAAAAAAGAGGGATAATCTGCAGATCATCCCTCTTAGCTAATTTGTTTTGAATCACTATTTAGTGAACACTATCGCGTAACGCTTTAATTTCGTCATGAGCATCGAGCAATTCACTCTCCTGTCGGCTGATGGTTTCACGAAGGTAAGCCGGCAGATGTTCGTCTTCCAGGGCTGTGCGGTAGGCTTTCAGTATGGCATCTTCACCAAATTCGCACTCTTCCAATACATTATGGGTATCATGCCCGGTAAAGGCCGCTTTCAAATCAAGCCATAACCTGTGCAGCTTGCCGCCGGTAGTGGTATCTGTTTCAATATCCTTTCCAAAAGCGCTAACCTCGGTACCCAGCGCCAGTTTATAACCCTGGCTTTGTCCAATTAGTCTTGTAAAAAGCGATTTCAGATCAGCATCACCATCACCCAAATCCTTCGAAGCGCGTTGATAGCCTTCAATCCTGTCGTTGTTGATCTGTATCAGATCATTTAAAATTTGCACTGTTGCTTGTGTATTTTCCATGGTTAGATGTTTTATATAATTACCAACCCGTCTTAACCCAAATTGTTTAATTAATTATATAAAAATTATCAAACAAAGAAATTAGCTTTTGCCGCGAAACAAGGAGATCAGCCAAATGATAATGGCAATAACCACAACTACCGCTATAACACCGGTTATGGCTCCTGCTTTAAAAATACCTGTAATAACCGAGCAACTGCTTAAGGTGAACAACACCAGGGCGAATAATAAAAATTGTAAATTTTTCATGGTTGATTTTTTTGATAAAGTTTAATGATGGTTTTATTTCCGGTTCATTAAGTTGGTATTGAATTTCAATAATCGGGCCTGTATGTCAGGCAATGGCAATAGGAACATTTTGAGGCATCGGGGCTTCAGGTCGAAGCTGAAACTGTATGGATAAGTATACAGTATTTTAAAAATCAATTGCTGTTTAATACAGTCCTACAGCGTTTTTTTGACAACGGCAAACCAAGTGCTTTTAAAAAATTAATCTTTAAATAATAAAAAACAAATCTGAAAGTTAAATGTTTACATTGTAACATTATAAACCAGACACCATAGTTAATTTTTTATAAAACTAATACCTTAATCCCCCGCTTTTTTTACTAACGGGCATGTGTTTTGCTATTCTTATTTTTTTTACTTTATTCTATTTTAACATGATACTACAAATACAACCTAATTTTCCTTGTGAGAATTGTATAAAATGCGGAAAGCGTCCGCATGTTGAGCAACATAAACGCTATTGGAATATTGCCTGCCCTGATAAAAACTGCAAAAATTTTGTAAAAAGTTCTATTGCCGATTTTGCAACGTGGAACAGACTTAATAAAAAAGCCGCAGGGTTTGCTACCGAACAAGGACACGAAACACTTAAGCAAACGGCCTAAACCAGCAAAAGCATTACAGTACTAAACTTTAAAAATTTTTATCGTGTTGAAGCAGATCGTTACATTTACGGGCTACTCTGCTTGTAAATTATGCTTCATACACTATTATCAATAAATAAAGCCACTGTACGATATTTAAATACCACACTTTTTACAGGTTTAACCTTTAAAATTAACAAAGGCGAAAACTGGGCCCTGATAGGCGAAAGCGGATCAGGCAAGAGCGCCTTGCTACAAACCATAGCAGGGCGTTTTAATATTACCGGCGGCGAGATCATCTATCATTTTTGGGACAAGTTTTCAAGCCTCATTCCCGCCGATAAAGTAACCAACCCGCATAAACTGATAGCACTGGTTGAACCGCGGCACCATTTCCGCAACCTCTCAAACACTACCGATTTTTATTATCAGCAACGCTATAACTCATCCGACTCGGAAGATGCTTTAACGGTTACCGACTATCTCAACGCCATAAAACAGATTCCGGGCAATAAAAATTCATGGACGCTTGAAAGGGTTACCAAACTTTTAAGGCTTGATGAATTGTTGGATAAACAGATCATCAAACTCTCAAACGGCGAAACCAAACGCCTCATGATTGCCGCCGCCCTGCTTAAAAACCCGGTACTGCTGATGCTGGATAACCCGTTAACCGGGCTTGATGTAAAAACACGCGAAGAGTTTAATGGCATTATCCAACAAATTGCAGCATCGGGCATCAATATCATCATGGCTACCTCCATTCACGAAATTCCGACAGTTATTACGAATGTGGCGGTGTTAAGCAAAGGAGCCATCGTGCACCAAAGCAAAAAAGAAGATTTTAAACCCGAACTTTTTGAGCAGGATAAAACAGATACCATTGATAACGGCGAATTGAGCGCGCTGCTTAACATTGATAAAAACCCGGCAACCTACAACCTTATTGTTAAAATGGACAAGGTGCATATTCAATACGGCGATAAACCGGTATTGGATGATATAAACTGGCAGATCAACCCGGCTGAGCGCTGGGCCTTGCTGGGCCCGAACGGCGCAGGCAAATCAACCCTGTTAAGTTTAATTAACGGCGATAATCCGCAGGCCTATGCCAACAACATTATTTTATTTGATAAAAAACGGGGCACCGGCGAAAGCATCTGGGATATTAAAAAGAAGATAGGTTTTGTATCGCCAGAGCTGCACCAGTACTTCCCCACCGATAACAGTTGTTTACAGGTAATTGAATCAGGCTATTATGATACCTTAGGCTTATTCAGACCAAGCAATAAAGAGCGCGCAGAAATTGCCTTACGATGGATGAAGGCACTCGAGATTGAAAAATATGCCCGTGTGTTGCTCAAAAATATCCCCGCAAGCGCACAGCGCCTTTGCCTGCTGGCCCGGGCGCTTATTAAAAACCCGGCATTGCTAATTTTTGATGAGCCTTGCCAGGGTATGGACGATCATCAACAGCTTCATTTTAAAAATCTTGTTGATACCATTTGCAGCCTGAGCAATGTCACGCTAATTTATGTAACCCACTATCAACACGAAATACCCAACAGCGTTGATAAGGTTTTGAGGTTGGAGAAAGGACGTGTGGCTTTTTAAGCTTAAAGCAGAAAGCGGAAAGCTAAAAGCAAAAAGGCTGAAAGCAGAGCAAATAAGTAAAGCGGCTTTATGCTTTTAGCTTTATGCTTTCGGCTTTATGCTTTTAGCTTCTTAACTTTTTTGTCAATTATTTAACAAGGGCTAAATCAAATTACCAACTTACGTATATTTGCCTGATATGAATACAGCCAATCTGTTGCAACGCGCGTTGCGGTTTGATTTTTTGACGCTTGAAGAAGGCGTTTACCTGTATAACAACGCCTCGACTGCCGAGTTAATGTATACCGCCAACGAACTCCGTAAAATACAGGTTCCGCATGGCAAGGTTACCTGGCAAATTGACCGTAATGTTAATACCACCAACGTTTGTATAGCCAATTGTAAATTTTGTAACTTTTTTCGCCGCCCCGGCCACGATGAAAGTTACATTACTGATATTGAAACTTATAAAAAGAAGATCGAAGAAACTTTCCGCTATGGCGGCGATCAGCTTTTATTACAGGGCGGCCATCACCCTGATCTGGGCCTGAAATTTTATACCGATTTGTTTCGCGAGCTGAAACAGCTTTATCCCAAATTAAAACTGCATTCTTTAGGTCCGCCGGAGATAGCACACGTTGCCAAACTGGAAGGCATGGCTCATATTGATGTACTGCGTGCCATGAAGGAAGCCGGTTTAGATTCACTGCCCGGCGCCGGTGCCGAAATTTTGAATGATCGTGTTCGCCGTTTAATTTCGAAGGGTAAATGTGGCGGTAAAGAATGGCTTGATGTAATGCGTGCCGCTCATCAGCTTAACCTGCCAAGCTCGGCAACCATGATGTTTGGCCACATCGAAACCATCGAAGAGCGTTTTGAGCACCTGGTATGGATTCGTGAAGTACAGGCCGAAAAGCCGGAAGGCCATTATGGCTTTATCGCCTTTATACCCTGGCCTTTTCAGGATGATGGCACCCTGCTGCGTAAAGTGCGCGGCATTACCAACAACGTAACCGGCGATGAGTACATCCGCATGATAGCCCTCAGCCGTATTATGCTGCCTAATATTAAAAACATCCAGGCCTCATGGCTTACGGTGGGTAAGCAGGTAGCACAATTGTGTTTGCATGCCGGCGCGAATGATTTCGGTTCGATCATGATTGAGGAGAACGTAGTATCGGCCGCAGGCGCCCCACACCGCTTTACCGCCAAAGGTATCCAGGAATCCATAAAAGAAGCCGGTTTTGAGCCTCAGCTCCGCACCCAACGTTACGAGTGGCGCGATATTCCGGTTGAAATTGAAGAACAGGTTATTAATTATTAGTATCAAGTCTGAAGTTTTAAGTCGAAAGTCTGTAGTATTGAACTATATTGACTTTCGACTTAAAACTTCAGACTTCTGACTTAAAAAATGGAACAATACATAGAGGCTCTTATTTTCGCGTCGGAACAGGCTATCCGGATGGAGGAGATTATGTACTGTTTGCAGGCAGCTTTTGAGCGCGATTTTGCTAACGAGGAAGTTACCGATGCCATTAACCGCATTCACGAAAAATATCAGCACCATAGTTTAGCCATCGAGCTGGTAAAAATTGGTAACGGTTACCAGTTTTTAACCAAAAAGGAATATCACGCGGTTATTAATCTGTTACAACTCCAACGATCAAAGAAAAAGCTGAGCCAGGCTGCGTTAGAAACCCTGGCCATTATTGCCTACAAGCAACCGGTAACCAAACCGGATATTGAGCAGATCCGCGGGGTTAACTGCGATTATTCGATCCAAAAACTTCTCGAAAAAGAGCTAATAGCTATAGTTGGCAAGTCGGAAGCTATCGGAAAGCCTATTTTATATGGCACCAGCGGCATGTTTATGGATTATTTTGGCATCAACAGCATCGACGAATTACCTCAACTTAAGGAGCTTACAAACAATACAGCCAGCATTGGCGAACAATCAGAATAATTTTAATTTACGTTTTTAAAAAAAATCAATTTTAATTATTTTTACTATTAAATCGGTAGGGATAAAAGATTTGAAAAAAACGCTTTTCGTTATCTGATTTAAATTATTATTATTGATTAAAGTTTAATTTATAAAATCCATTACAATGGGAGCGCCAAAGAAACCGAACACTAAAAAGATCCAGGATTCAGAAAACGATGAGGAGGATGACGATCTTGAACCACAATCTGCCAAGAAGAAGTTTGATGACGATGATGATGACTTTGATGGTCCGTTAGATGACGATTTGGGTCGCGGCGGTTTCGAATCATTTGATGATGACGACGAAGACGATTATTAATCGCTAAACATATAGTACTTTTATAAAAGCATTCAGACTATGCCTCTGAGTGCTTTTTTTTATTTTCGGCCTGAAGGGCAAATTGATATATGACTATAACCGAAGTAAAAGACAAAGCATCAAAAAAAGCGT
The sequence above is a segment of the Mucilaginibacter celer genome. Coding sequences within it:
- a CDS encoding RNA polymerase sigma factor; the protein is MNKDLKASAPTDSEIVLGILNNSEVVLKRLYTTYFPMILQLIINNNGDEDDAKDIYQEAIIVLYNKIKSGDFELNSKLKTYIYSVCRRLWLKRLSQMNRYGGDIRDFEEHLPVEEAVDDHSDRDIQFGKMESALQLLGEPCKTIMEDFYIKNRSMQEICERFGYTNADNAKTQKYKCLQRLKKLFFQQK
- a CDS encoding PA2169 family four-helix-bundle protein, with the protein product MENTQATVQILNDLIQINNDRIEGYQRASKDLGDGDADLKSLFTRLIGQSQGYKLALGTEVSAFGKDIETDTTTGGKLHRLWLDLKAAFTGHDTHNVLEECEFGEDAILKAYRTALEDEHLPAYLRETISRQESELLDAHDEIKALRDSVH
- a CDS encoding ATP-binding cassette domain-containing protein, which translates into the protein MLHTLLSINKATVRYLNTTLFTGLTFKINKGENWALIGESGSGKSALLQTIAGRFNITGGEIIYHFWDKFSSLIPADKVTNPHKLIALVEPRHHFRNLSNTTDFYYQQRYNSSDSEDALTVTDYLNAIKQIPGNKNSWTLERVTKLLRLDELLDKQIIKLSNGETKRLMIAAALLKNPVLLMLDNPLTGLDVKTREEFNGIIQQIAASGINIIMATSIHEIPTVITNVAVLSKGAIVHQSKKEDFKPELFEQDKTDTIDNGELSALLNIDKNPATYNLIVKMDKVHIQYGDKPVLDDINWQINPAERWALLGPNGAGKSTLLSLINGDNPQAYANNIILFDKKRGTGESIWDIKKKIGFVSPELHQYFPTDNSCLQVIESGYYDTLGLFRPSNKERAEIALRWMKALEIEKYARVLLKNIPASAQRLCLLARALIKNPALLIFDEPCQGMDDHQQLHFKNLVDTICSLSNVTLIYVTHYQHEIPNSVDKVLRLEKGRVAF
- the mqnC gene encoding cyclic dehypoxanthinyl futalosine synthase, translating into MNTANLLQRALRFDFLTLEEGVYLYNNASTAELMYTANELRKIQVPHGKVTWQIDRNVNTTNVCIANCKFCNFFRRPGHDESYITDIETYKKKIEETFRYGGDQLLLQGGHHPDLGLKFYTDLFRELKQLYPKLKLHSLGPPEIAHVAKLEGMAHIDVLRAMKEAGLDSLPGAGAEILNDRVRRLISKGKCGGKEWLDVMRAAHQLNLPSSATMMFGHIETIEERFEHLVWIREVQAEKPEGHYGFIAFIPWPFQDDGTLLRKVRGITNNVTGDEYIRMIALSRIMLPNIKNIQASWLTVGKQVAQLCLHAGANDFGSIMIEENVVSAAGAPHRFTAKGIQESIKEAGFEPQLRTQRYEWRDIPVEIEEQVINY
- the scpB gene encoding SMC-Scp complex subunit ScpB; the protein is MEQYIEALIFASEQAIRMEEIMYCLQAAFERDFANEEVTDAINRIHEKYQHHSLAIELVKIGNGYQFLTKKEYHAVINLLQLQRSKKKLSQAALETLAIIAYKQPVTKPDIEQIRGVNCDYSIQKLLEKELIAIVGKSEAIGKPILYGTSGMFMDYFGINSIDELPQLKELTNNTASIGEQSE